One window of the Bernardetia sp. genome contains the following:
- a CDS encoding ABC transporter permease: protein MNQNPSQNTPALPSDYWTEEIVPTGSLFDLKLREVWKYRDLILLFVKRDFVAQYKQTVLGPTWHFIVPFVTTVLYVIVFGNIMNVSTDGIPPFLFYLTSNLSWSFFAKCLQGTATTFSANQHIFGKVYFPRLVTPISTVISALLNFGISLLLLIGSVAYFYIFTDEKISLTNWIFSLPLLLFISGLLALGLGIIISSLTTKYKDLTVFISFGVQLLMFFSAVLYPLSQIPAQYAWAAKYNPLVPLMEAFRMAFLGAGSVKFIDVVYTGILAVVVFIIGIVIFNRTERTFMDTV from the coding sequence ATGAATCAAAACCCTTCTCAAAACACTCCTGCTCTACCAAGCGATTATTGGACAGAAGAAATTGTGCCTACTGGTAGTCTTTTTGATTTAAAATTAAGAGAAGTTTGGAAGTATAGAGACTTGATATTACTTTTTGTAAAACGTGATTTTGTAGCACAGTACAAACAAACCGTTTTAGGTCCTACGTGGCATTTTATTGTCCCTTTTGTTACGACAGTTTTGTACGTAATTGTTTTTGGTAATATAATGAATGTTAGTACAGACGGCATTCCTCCGTTCTTATTTTATCTGACAAGTAATTTATCTTGGTCATTTTTTGCTAAGTGTTTGCAGGGAACAGCTACTACATTTTCTGCTAACCAACATATTTTTGGAAAAGTATATTTTCCACGCCTTGTTACGCCTATTTCAACAGTTATTTCAGCTTTGCTCAACTTTGGAATCAGTCTTTTACTTCTTATTGGGTCGGTAGCTTATTTTTATATTTTCACAGATGAAAAAATAAGTCTTACCAACTGGATATTTTCTCTGCCTCTTCTACTTTTTATTAGTGGGTTGTTGGCACTAGGCTTAGGTATTATTATTTCTTCATTGACTACAAAGTATAAAGACCTAACAGTTTTCATTAGTTTTGGTGTTCAGCTTCTAATGTTTTTTTCAGCTGTTTTATACCCATTGTCTCAAATTCCTGCACAATATGCTTGGGCTGCAAAATATAATCCACTTGTTCCTTTGATGGAAGCCTTCAGAATGGCTTTTTTAGGAGCAGGAAGTGTAAAGTTCATAGATGTAGTTTACACAGGAATTTTAGCTGTGGTTGTCTTTATTATTGGAATCGTGATTTTTAACCGAACAGAGAGAACATTTATGGACACCGTATAA
- the gmk gene encoding guanylate kinase: MSQKLIIFSAPSGAGKTTIVKHLLGVYPEILSFSISATTRSPRPYEKPNKDYYFISVEEFRKKIENQEFIEYEQVYDGLYYGTLRSEVERLWSMGQVVVFDVDVKGGVALKQEFGDAALAVFVQPPSIKELRKRLISRNTETDETLKERVQKAEIEMEFAPFFDEVIINDSLSEALGYSEQVVEEFILKKA, encoded by the coding sequence ATGAGCCAAAAGCTAATCATTTTCTCTGCCCCTTCTGGAGCTGGCAAAACCACCATCGTCAAACACTTACTAGGTGTTTACCCTGAAATTTTGAGTTTTTCAATTTCTGCTACCACTCGCTCACCTCGTCCGTATGAAAAACCAAATAAAGATTATTATTTTATTTCGGTGGAAGAGTTTAGAAAAAAAATAGAAAATCAAGAGTTTATAGAATACGAACAAGTCTATGATGGACTTTATTATGGAACGCTTCGTAGCGAAGTAGAACGCCTTTGGAGTATGGGGCAAGTCGTAGTTTTTGATGTCGATGTAAAAGGTGGTGTAGCTCTCAAGCAAGAGTTTGGAGATGCTGCTCTAGCTGTTTTTGTACAACCTCCTTCTATAAAAGAACTTCGTAAAAGACTTATTTCACGCAATACAGAAACTGACGAAACGCTTAAAGAAAGAGTACAGAAAGCTGAAATTGAAATGGAATTTGCTCCTTTTTTTGATGAAGTGATTATTAATGATTCATTAAGTGAAGCCTTAGGATACAGCGAGCAAGTTGTGGAAGAATTTATTTTGAAAAAAGCATAA
- a CDS encoding SDR family NAD(P)-dependent oxidoreductase, with protein MNLLSLSQKNVLVTGGYGYLGKAICEGLAEAGASVVVLAKSEEKFQTAFAESPFKANIHFHTFDISDTDSIRKGFEEVNKQFGKIDVLINNAFYSKGQSPEKMSDEDWNYGIDGNLNATYRCIREVIPYLKENGGKIINVSSMYGLISPDFSIYQDNNFLNPPHYGTAKAGVLQLTRYFACYLGKDNIQVNAITPGAFPSEEVQKHKEFIESLKNKSPLKKIGKPEDLKGAFVLLSSEASNFITGQNIVIDGGWTAW; from the coding sequence ATGAATTTATTATCACTATCACAGAAAAATGTATTGGTTACAGGTGGTTATGGCTACTTGGGAAAAGCAATTTGTGAAGGTTTGGCAGAAGCTGGTGCAAGTGTGGTAGTTTTAGCAAAATCAGAGGAGAAGTTTCAGACTGCCTTTGCAGAATCGCCTTTTAAAGCAAACATACATTTTCATACTTTTGATATTTCAGATACTGATTCTATTCGAAAAGGATTTGAAGAAGTCAATAAGCAATTTGGAAAAATAGATGTGCTGATAAATAATGCTTTTTATTCTAAAGGACAATCACCAGAAAAAATGAGTGATGAAGATTGGAATTATGGAATTGATGGCAATTTGAATGCTACTTACAGATGTATTCGGGAGGTAATTCCTTATTTAAAAGAAAATGGAGGAAAAATTATTAATGTATCTTCTATGTACGGTCTGATTTCTCCTGATTTCTCCATATATCAAGACAATAATTTTTTAAATCCACCTCATTATGGAACAGCCAAAGCTGGAGTTCTACAGCTCACTCGTTATTTTGCCTGTTATTTAGGAAAAGATAATATCCAAGTAAATGCTATTACACCCGGTGCATTTCCAAGTGAGGAAGTACAAAAACACAAAGAATTTATAGAAAGTCTAAAAAATAAATCACCACTCAAAAAAATAGGCAAACCAGAAGATTTAAAAGGAGCTTTTGTTCTTTTAAGTTCAGAAGCATCTAATTTTATTACTGGACAAAACATTGTGATAGATGGAGGCTGGACAGCATGGTAA
- a CDS encoding aldo/keto reductase, with the protein MISSNKYIQKLGIGTVQFGLDYGISNNTGKVSQEEVSQILQLAKKKGISYLDTARAYGDSEQVVGQNISTDNSFKIVSKFSPNTQNIQQEIETSLRHLQADSIYAYLFHDYDTFIKSPSLWEELKDIKSQGKVKKIGFSLYYPSQLETLFEKNIDFDILQLPYNLFDRRFESYFEKLNSKNVEIHIRSVFLQGLFFMNKKDLSSHFDSSLEKLSHLHTLAEKYNLQKATLPLFFVLNNPNIDIALLGLSGISDLEQNLSIIEEFEKIEKLELDLSSFKEEKEEIILPFLWKK; encoded by the coding sequence ATGATTTCTTCAAACAAATACATACAAAAATTAGGTATTGGAACTGTTCAGTTTGGTTTAGATTATGGAATCAGTAACAATACAGGCAAAGTTTCTCAGGAAGAAGTAAGTCAAATTCTACAACTCGCTAAAAAAAAAGGAATCTCATATTTAGATACTGCTAGAGCATACGGAGATAGCGAGCAAGTAGTAGGACAAAATATTTCTACTGATAATTCATTCAAAATTGTATCTAAGTTTTCTCCTAATACACAAAATATACAACAAGAAATAGAGACTTCTTTACGTCATTTGCAAGCAGACAGTATTTATGCTTATCTGTTTCATGACTATGATACATTTATTAAATCTCCCTCTTTATGGGAAGAGTTAAAGGATATAAAATCACAAGGTAAAGTTAAAAAAATAGGTTTTTCGTTATATTATCCATCTCAATTAGAAACTCTTTTTGAAAAAAATATTGATTTTGATATTCTTCAACTTCCTTATAATCTATTTGATAGAAGATTTGAATCTTATTTTGAAAAGTTAAATTCAAAAAATGTAGAAATACATATTCGCTCAGTGTTTCTACAAGGTTTATTTTTTATGAATAAGAAAGATTTGTCTTCTCATTTTGATTCTTCCCTTGAAAAACTATCTCATTTACATACTTTAGCCGAAAAATATAACCTCCAAAAAGCTACTTTACCTTTATTTTTTGTCCTGAATAACCCTAACATAGATATTGCTCTTTTAGGTTTGAGTGGAATTTCTGACTTAGAACAAAATTTAAGTATCATTGAAGAATTTGAAAAAATTGAGAAATTGGAACTAGACTTATCTTCTTTCAAAGAAGAAAAGGAGGAAATTATATTACCTTTTTTATGGAAAAAATAA
- the pseC gene encoding UDP-4-amino-4,6-dideoxy-N-acetyl-beta-L-altrosamine transaminase, translated as MNITTTFSIPYGKQNITQEDIDAVVETLQADFLTQGPKIEEFEQKFADYVGSKYAVAVSNGTAALHLCTLALNVNEKSKVITTPITFAASANCVRYCGGEVVFADIDPKTALIDVEKLEELLKSSPKGTYDGIIPVDFMGLPVNLEKIKKLADEYDLWIIEDACHAPGGYFVDSANQKQNCGNGNYADLAIFSFHPVKHIASGEGGMITTNDKNLYDKLIKLRTHGITKNQDLLQENHGSWYYEMQDLGYNYRIPDILASLGISQLSRADEMMQKRQAIAKRYDEAFQNSEVCFFQYPKDKVFHAYHLYVIQVEQRKELYDYLRENNIFAQVHYIPVHTMPYYQSLGYKKGDFPNAEKYYESCLSLPMYPTLTEEEQNFVIEKVLEFVKNKVE; from the coding sequence ATGAATATTACCACTACTTTTTCTATTCCTTATGGAAAACAGAATATCACTCAAGAGGATATAGATGCTGTTGTAGAGACACTACAAGCAGATTTCCTAACACAAGGACCAAAGATAGAAGAGTTTGAGCAAAAATTTGCTGATTACGTAGGTTCAAAATATGCCGTAGCAGTTTCAAACGGAACGGCTGCACTTCATTTGTGTACGTTGGCTTTAAATGTAAATGAAAAAAGTAAAGTTATCACAACCCCTATCACTTTTGCAGCTTCAGCAAACTGTGTGCGTTATTGTGGTGGGGAAGTAGTTTTTGCAGACATTGACCCAAAGACAGCACTCATAGATGTAGAAAAATTAGAAGAACTTTTAAAATCTAGTCCAAAAGGAACTTATGATGGAATTATCCCAGTAGATTTTATGGGTCTGCCTGTCAATTTAGAGAAAATCAAAAAACTAGCCGATGAGTATGACTTATGGATTATTGAAGATGCTTGTCATGCCCCAGGCGGATATTTTGTAGATTCTGCAAATCAAAAACAAAACTGTGGAAATGGAAATTATGCCGATTTGGCTATTTTTTCTTTTCACCCAGTAAAACATATTGCCTCTGGAGAAGGAGGAATGATTACGACAAATGATAAAAACCTTTATGATAAATTAATCAAACTTCGCACGCATGGCATAACTAAAAACCAAGACTTACTACAGGAAAACCATGGTAGTTGGTACTATGAAATGCAAGATTTGGGTTATAATTATCGAATTCCAGATATTTTGGCTTCTTTAGGTATTTCACAACTTTCAAGAGCCGATGAGATGATGCAAAAACGCCAAGCCATTGCCAAGCGTTACGATGAGGCATTCCAAAACTCTGAAGTTTGTTTTTTTCAGTATCCAAAAGATAAAGTTTTCCACGCCTATCATCTTTATGTTATTCAAGTAGAACAACGCAAAGAACTCTATGACTACTTGAGAGAAAACAATATCTTTGCCCAAGTACATTATATTCCTGTTCACACCATGCCTTACTATCAGTCTTTGGGCTACAAGAAAGGCGATTTTCCAAATGCTGAAAAATATTATGAATCTTGTTTGAGCCTTCCTATGTATCCAACACTTACCGAAGAAGAACAGAATTTTGTAATTGAGAAAGTATTAGAATTTGTAAAAAATAAAGTTGAATGA
- a CDS encoding glycosyltransferase family protein yields the protein MVKHNVGIIIQARMGSTRLEGKILFKLPYRSSVSVLEQIIRRAKATKNADKVVVASSINSENDILENILKDKCLLFRGDEENVLSRFYSIAKENNFETIVRLTADNPCFDPIYIEKAISEHISNNADYTYTKGLPLGMNVEVLSFSALEEAHQNASKKAETEHVTPYITSKPQKYKLHYPQVISKKEEIEKWRLTMDNPTDYSLMCLLYENLYKDNPLFGWKEINTFLSQRPWAVAINQSNFQKQIFTSFEEEKTTAIQLLRQNDLLHTANYLNKL from the coding sequence ATGGTAAAACATAATGTAGGAATTATCATACAAGCTCGTATGGGTTCGACACGTTTGGAAGGAAAAATTCTTTTCAAATTACCTTATAGAAGTTCTGTATCTGTATTAGAACAAATCATTCGAAGAGCAAAAGCTACAAAAAATGCAGATAAGGTAGTTGTAGCCTCATCTATAAATTCTGAAAATGATATTTTAGAAAATATTCTGAAAGATAAATGTTTACTATTTAGAGGAGATGAAGAAAATGTTCTATCTAGGTTTTACAGCATTGCTAAAGAAAATAATTTTGAAACAATAGTCAGACTGACAGCCGACAATCCTTGTTTTGACCCTATTTACATAGAAAAAGCAATCTCAGAACACATTTCTAATAACGCTGATTATACCTACACAAAAGGACTTCCTTTAGGTATGAATGTAGAAGTATTATCTTTTTCGGCTTTAGAAGAAGCTCACCAAAATGCTTCAAAAAAAGCAGAGACAGAACATGTTACACCATATATTACTTCTAAGCCACAAAAATATAAACTTCATTATCCTCAAGTGATTTCTAAAAAAGAAGAAATAGAAAAATGGCGTCTGACAATGGACAACCCAACAGATTATTCTTTAATGTGCTTACTTTATGAAAATTTGTATAAAGATAATCCTCTCTTTGGCTGGAAAGAAATAAATACTTTTCTAAGTCAAAGACCTTGGGCAGTTGCTATCAATCAAAGCAATTTTCAAAAACAAATATTTACTTCTTTTGAAGAGGAAAAAACAACAGCTATTCAACTACTACGACAAAATGATTTGTTACATACTGCAAACTATCTAAATAAGTTATAA
- a CDS encoding ATP-grasp domain-containing protein: MKKILVIGAGWEQYALLETIKKEGHSIIATHPNLQAQSFEFADHHYIKESTDIAAHLRIAQAHKIDAILTDNCDYSFYTASIIASKLNLPFAPIDSAILSNDKFEQRERCNNTKVRQPIYRKVKTIEALEEAASQVGFPLILKPIDSRGTFGVTIIKEEESLKSAFYDAISNSPSHTLICEEFIEGTLVTVDGFCFSNGHQSLAVASRKFEKGSKPVTKEIIYPAQFSEDLNKKLLENHNDVVSLLGYQYGHTHGEYIVNQNEEIFLVECTNRGGGVYTSSVIVPLLTQIDLNKVLLHQSLGTDNFKVENMGLGFMKKSVMLTFLDFEVGKVIKSINMNNMLSKDYTVRFRSIYGENDMVESIENCASRHSMLVIQGADSKQTLSNFSDFKKELTIEYYK; the protein is encoded by the coding sequence ATGAAAAAAATACTTGTCATAGGTGCTGGCTGGGAACAGTATGCGCTCTTAGAAACCATAAAAAAAGAGGGGCATAGTATTATTGCTACTCATCCAAATTTACAAGCACAGAGTTTTGAGTTTGCAGACCACCATTATATAAAAGAAAGTACAGACATTGCAGCTCACTTGCGTATTGCACAAGCGCACAAAATTGATGCTATCTTGACAGATAATTGCGATTATTCATTTTATACAGCTTCTATAATTGCTTCCAAATTAAATCTGCCTTTTGCTCCTATTGACTCAGCTATCTTATCAAACGATAAATTCGAACAGCGTGAGCGTTGCAATAATACAAAGGTTAGACAACCTATTTATCGCAAAGTAAAAACAATAGAAGCCTTAGAAGAAGCTGCTTCTCAGGTTGGTTTTCCATTGATTTTGAAACCTATTGATAGTCGTGGTACATTTGGGGTTACTATTATTAAAGAAGAAGAAAGTCTGAAATCAGCTTTTTATGATGCTATTTCTAACTCTCCTTCACACACACTTATTTGTGAAGAATTTATTGAAGGTACTTTAGTAACTGTTGATGGATTTTGCTTTAGCAATGGACACCAGTCTCTTGCTGTTGCTTCTCGTAAATTTGAAAAAGGTAGTAAGCCTGTTACGAAAGAAATTATCTATCCTGCACAATTTTCAGAGGATTTAAACAAAAAGCTACTTGAAAACCATAATGATGTAGTTTCTCTTTTGGGGTATCAGTACGGACACACGCACGGAGAATATATAGTTAATCAGAATGAGGAAATATTTTTGGTAGAATGTACCAATAGAGGTGGAGGGGTTTATACCTCTTCTGTGATTGTTCCTTTACTCACTCAAATTGATTTGAATAAAGTTTTACTTCATCAATCTTTAGGAACAGATAATTTTAAAGTAGAAAACATGGGGTTAGGTTTTATGAAAAAATCTGTAATGCTCACTTTCTTAGACTTTGAAGTAGGTAAAGTAATCAAATCTATCAATATGAACAATATGCTTTCAAAAGATTATACAGTTCGTTTTAGGAGCATTTATGGAGAAAATGATATGGTAGAGTCTATCGAAAATTGTGCATCTCGTCATTCTATGTTAGTGATTCAAGGTGCAGATAGTAAACAGACTTTATCAAATTTTTCTGACTTTAAAAAAGAACTAACTATTGAATATTATAAATAA
- the pseB gene encoding UDP-N-acetylglucosamine 4,6-dehydratase (inverting): MLDLNNKSIFITGGTGSFGKKFVKTILEKYPQVKRLIIFSRDELKQFEMAQTFSPATYPAIRYFIGDIRDKERLMRALHGVDIVIHAAALKQVPTAEYNPFECIKTNVLGAQNLIEACIDSGVKQVVALSTDKAAAPINLYGATKLCSDKLFVAANNIAGSNKISFSVVRYGNVMGSRGSVIPFFMNKRSEGKLPITHEGMTRFNISLKEGVDLVLFALENAKGGEIFVPKIPSYRILDVAEAIAPECEKEIVGVRPGEKIHEEMITESDSMNTIELENHFIIVPNAPFASYEEQVNKYLKYHGGKPVEDGFSYSSGQNTDWLTVEELRELIKEHVDSNFEAFEATS, from the coding sequence ATGTTAGACTTAAACAATAAATCAATTTTTATTACTGGAGGGACAGGCTCATTTGGTAAGAAATTCGTCAAGACTATTTTAGAGAAATATCCACAAGTAAAGCGCCTGATTATCTTTTCAAGAGATGAACTCAAGCAGTTTGAAATGGCACAAACTTTTTCGCCTGCCACCTATCCTGCTATTCGTTATTTTATTGGAGATATTCGTGATAAAGAACGTCTGATGCGTGCGTTACACGGAGTAGATATTGTGATTCATGCAGCAGCTTTGAAGCAAGTACCGACAGCAGAATACAACCCTTTTGAGTGTATCAAAACAAATGTTTTGGGAGCTCAGAACCTCATAGAAGCCTGTATTGACTCTGGAGTAAAACAAGTCGTAGCTCTCTCAACAGACAAAGCTGCAGCTCCTATCAACTTATACGGAGCAACCAAACTTTGCTCAGACAAACTTTTTGTGGCTGCTAACAATATTGCAGGTAGCAACAAAATCAGTTTTTCAGTAGTGCGTTATGGAAATGTAATGGGTTCTCGTGGTTCGGTCATTCCATTTTTTATGAATAAACGCAGTGAAGGCAAACTACCTATCACGCATGAAGGAATGACACGCTTCAACATTTCTTTAAAAGAAGGTGTAGATTTGGTTCTTTTTGCTTTAGAGAATGCTAAAGGAGGAGAAATATTTGTTCCCAAAATCCCATCATATCGTATTTTAGATGTTGCTGAAGCAATTGCACCAGAGTGTGAGAAAGAAATTGTGGGCGTTCGTCCAGGAGAAAAAATTCACGAAGAAATGATTACAGAAAGTGATTCTATGAATACGATTGAGTTAGAAAATCATTTTATTATCGTTCCTAATGCTCCTTTTGCTTCTTATGAAGAGCAGGTCAATAAATACTTAAAATACCACGGAGGCAAACCAGTAGAAGATGGTTTTTCATACAGTTCTGGACAAAATACAGATTGGCTAACTGTTGAGGAGCTACGTGAACTTATTAAAGAACACGTAGATTCTAATTTTGAAGCCTTTGAAGCAACAAGTTAA
- a CDS encoding N-acetylneuraminate synthase family protein encodes MKTIKLTDKYTIGEDKVFVIAEIGSNHNQSLELAYETIDAAKEAGADAVKFQSISVDKLYINPSKETIELHKRIDLPEEWHYLLHDYCKKKDILFFSSPTYLESIDILEELNTPIYKLASAQVGTFPQLVEKVASLHKPTILSTGLVNYGDLEKVVQIFEKAKNDKYIILHCNSIYPTPFERVHLPLMDTYKTMFDCIVGFSDHTTDIFASIAAVARGAKVIEKHFAMSRSLPVPDAPFSLEPEELKHMIEGIRATEKMLKPNVRLDIEQEERGFKNAIATRLVLNKDKKAGDSLQKDDFIFRRNKEGINCSELDSILDKKLNTDVKQFSILKKSYIIR; translated from the coding sequence ATGAAGACAATAAAATTAACTGATAAATATACAATAGGAGAAGATAAAGTTTTTGTTATTGCAGAAATTGGCTCTAATCATAATCAAAGCCTTGAGTTAGCTTATGAAACTATTGATGCAGCCAAAGAAGCAGGAGCAGATGCTGTAAAATTTCAATCTATCAGTGTAGATAAGTTGTACATAAATCCTAGCAAAGAAACTATTGAGTTACACAAAAGAATTGATTTACCTGAAGAGTGGCACTACCTTCTACATGATTACTGCAAAAAGAAAGATATTTTATTTTTTTCCTCTCCTACGTATCTGGAATCTATTGATATTTTAGAAGAACTTAATACTCCTATTTACAAACTTGCCTCGGCTCAAGTTGGTACATTTCCCCAACTTGTTGAAAAGGTAGCTTCTCTACATAAGCCTACCATACTCTCAACAGGTTTGGTAAACTATGGCGATTTGGAAAAAGTGGTACAGATTTTTGAAAAGGCTAAAAATGACAAATACATCATTCTACATTGCAATAGTATTTATCCAACTCCTTTTGAAAGAGTGCATTTGCCTTTAATGGATACTTATAAAACTATGTTTGACTGCATTGTTGGCTTTTCTGACCACACAACAGATATTTTTGCATCTATTGCAGCCGTAGCTAGAGGCGCAAAAGTAATCGAAAAACATTTTGCTATGAGTCGCTCACTACCTGTTCCTGACGCTCCTTTTTCATTAGAACCCGAAGAGTTGAAACACATGATTGAAGGAATAAGAGCAACAGAAAAAATGCTCAAACCTAATGTAAGACTAGATATTGAACAGGAAGAAAGAGGTTTCAAAAATGCCATTGCTACTCGTTTGGTCTTGAATAAAGATAAAAAAGCTGGAGATTCTTTACAAAAAGATGATTTTATATTTAGAAGAAATAAAGAGGGGATAAATTGTTCTGAATTGGACAGTATTCTTGATAAGAAATTAAATACTGATGTAAAGCAGTTTAGTATTTTAAAAAAATCTTATATCATTCGATAA